Proteins encoded in a region of the Tribolium castaneum strain GA2 chromosome 7, icTriCast1.1, whole genome shotgun sequence genome:
- the LOC659072 gene encoding sporozoite surface protein 2 isoform X36, with the protein MRVALTLLVLCVCAFASPLLDENVEQKSKVKGLLRNRRDAEKPPKTDKKMLAVDKKSDKTGGKNAAKSTGSKIDPKTGAVGKRKLNVKNKQDMNILVNVIVPARQTVAINGQGPAKMNATQDIKAIADVTTNGDGSNQNRPGGRPCPDKPCGGSKPNQPWNPNQPTNPSHPGGGSHPSHPGGGSNPDHPSDSNHPGGGSNPNQPWNPTHPSDPNHPGGGSHPNQPWNPNQPSDPNHPSDPNHPGGGSNPNQPWNPNQPSDPNHPSDPNHPGGGSNPNQPWNPKQPSDPNHPSDPNHPGGGSNPNQPWNPNQPSDPNHPGGGSNPNQPWNPNQPTNPAKPGGSNPNQPWNPNQPTNPAKPGGSNPNQPWNPNQPGNCKTLINGKIVCTPVGGSGDDDEPRDKNCRTLINGKRICDHGPSNKKKKKCRRKPRKHLSY; encoded by the exons ATGAGAGTCgccctaactcttttagttctGTGTGTGTGTGCCTTTGCTAGTCCATTATTg GATGAAAATGTTGAACAAAAAAGTAAGGTAAAAGGTCTCCTTAGG AACCGAAGAGATGCAGAAAAACCAccaaaaactgacaaaaaaatG CTGGCTGTGGACAAAAAATCTGATAAAACTGGTGGAAAAAATGCTGCTAAATCTACG ggaAGCAAAATTGATCCAAAGACTGGTGCTGTAGGTAAAC GGAAGTTAAACGTTAA GAACAAACAGGACATGAATATCCTTGTTAACGTAATCGTCCC AGCTCGTCAGACGGTAGCTATAAATGG GCAAGGTCCAGCGAAAATGAACGCTACACAAGA CATCAAAGCCATAGCTGACGTAACAACCAACgg AGATGGATCGAATCAGAATCGACCAGG agGAAGGCCATGTCCGGATAAACCGtg tgGAGGATCAAAACCGAATCAACCCTGGAATCCAAATCAGCCAACTAACCCCAGTCATCCAGG tggAGGATCACATCCAAGTCACCCAGg AGGGGGTTCAAATCCGGATCACCCAAGTGATTCCAATCATCCAgg agGAGGATCAAATCCGAATCAACCCTGGAATCCGACTCACCCAAGTGATCCGAATCATCCAGG AGGTGGATCGCATCCGAATCAGCCCTGGAATCCGAATCAACCAAGTGATCCGAATCACCCAAGTGATCCGAATCATCCGGG AGGTGGATCGAATCCGAATCAGCCCTGGAATCCGAATCAACCAAGTGATCCAAATCACCCAAGTGATCCGAATCATCCGGG AGGTGGATCGAATCCGAATCAGCCCTGGAATCCGAAGCAACCAAGTGATCCGAATCACCCAAGTGATCCGAATCATCCGGG GGGTGGATCGAATCCGAATCAGCCCTGGAATCCGAATCAACCAAGTGATCCAAATCATCCAGG AGGTGGATCAAATCCGAATCAACCCTGGAATCCAAATCAGCCAACTAATCCCGCTAAACCAgg agGATCAAATCCGAATCAACCGTGGAATCCGAATCAGCCAACTAATCCCGCTAAACCagg aggaTCAAATCCAAATCAACCGTGGAATCCGAATCAACCAGG aaatTGTAAGACACTCATAAATGGAAAAAT AGTCTGCACACCAGTCGGTGGAAGTGGAGATGATGACGAACCAAGAGATAA gaACTGTCGAACTCTTATAAATGGAAAAAG AATCTGTGACCATGGGCCTTccaataaaa AGAAAAAGAAGTGCAGGAGGAAACCACGAAAACATTTGTCTTATTAA
- the LOC659072 gene encoding sporozoite surface protein 2 isoform X34, with the protein MRVALTLLVLCVCAFASPLLDENVEQKSKVKGLLRNRRDAEKPPKTDKKMLAVDKKSDKTGGKNAAKSTGSKIDPKTGAVGKRKLNVKNKQDMNILVNVIVPARQTVAINGQGPAKMNATQDIKAIADVTTNGDGSNQNRPGGRPCPDKPCGGSKPNQPWNPNQPTNPSHPGGGSHPSHPGGGSNPDHPSDSNHPGGGSNPNQPWNPTHPSDPNHPGGGSHPNQPWNPNQPSDPNHPSDPNHPGGGSNPNQPWNPNQPSDPNHPSDPNHPGGGSNPNQPWNPKQPSDPNHPSDPNHPGGGSNPNQPWNPNQPSDPNHPGGGSNPNQPWNPNQPTNPAKPGGSNPNQPWNPNQPTNPAKPGGSNPNQPWNPNQPGGSNPNQPWNPNQPGNCKTLINGKIVCTPVGGSGDDDEPRDKNCRTLINGKRICDHGPSNKKKKKCRRKPRKHLSY; encoded by the exons ATGAGAGTCgccctaactcttttagttctGTGTGTGTGTGCCTTTGCTAGTCCATTATTg GATGAAAATGTTGAACAAAAAAGTAAGGTAAAAGGTCTCCTTAGG AACCGAAGAGATGCAGAAAAACCAccaaaaactgacaaaaaaatG CTGGCTGTGGACAAAAAATCTGATAAAACTGGTGGAAAAAATGCTGCTAAATCTACG ggaAGCAAAATTGATCCAAAGACTGGTGCTGTAGGTAAAC GGAAGTTAAACGTTAA GAACAAACAGGACATGAATATCCTTGTTAACGTAATCGTCCC AGCTCGTCAGACGGTAGCTATAAATGG GCAAGGTCCAGCGAAAATGAACGCTACACAAGA CATCAAAGCCATAGCTGACGTAACAACCAACgg AGATGGATCGAATCAGAATCGACCAGG agGAAGGCCATGTCCGGATAAACCGtg tgGAGGATCAAAACCGAATCAACCCTGGAATCCAAATCAGCCAACTAACCCCAGTCATCCAGG tggAGGATCACATCCAAGTCACCCAGg AGGGGGTTCAAATCCGGATCACCCAAGTGATTCCAATCATCCAgg agGAGGATCAAATCCGAATCAACCCTGGAATCCGACTCACCCAAGTGATCCGAATCATCCAGG AGGTGGATCGCATCCGAATCAGCCCTGGAATCCGAATCAACCAAGTGATCCGAATCACCCAAGTGATCCGAATCATCCGGG AGGTGGATCGAATCCGAATCAGCCCTGGAATCCGAATCAACCAAGTGATCCAAATCACCCAAGTGATCCGAATCATCCGGG AGGTGGATCGAATCCGAATCAGCCCTGGAATCCGAAGCAACCAAGTGATCCGAATCACCCAAGTGATCCGAATCATCCGGG GGGTGGATCGAATCCGAATCAGCCCTGGAATCCGAATCAACCAAGTGATCCAAATCATCCAGG AGGTGGATCAAATCCGAATCAACCCTGGAATCCAAATCAGCCAACTAATCCCGCTAAACCAgg agGATCAAATCCGAATCAACCGTGGAATCCGAATCAGCCAACTAATCCCGCTAAACCagg aggaTCAAATCCGAATCAACCCTGGAATCCGAATCAGCCAgg aggaTCAAATCCAAATCAACCGTGGAATCCGAATCAACCAGG aaatTGTAAGACACTCATAAATGGAAAAAT AGTCTGCACACCAGTCGGTGGAAGTGGAGATGATGACGAACCAAGAGATAA gaACTGTCGAACTCTTATAAATGGAAAAAG AATCTGTGACCATGGGCCTTccaataaaa AGAAAAAGAAGTGCAGGAGGAAACCACGAAAACATTTGTCTTATTAA
- the LOC659072 gene encoding sporozoite surface protein 2 isoform X16, producing the protein MRVALTLLVLCVCAFASPLLDENVEQKSKVKGLLRNRRDAEKPPKTDKKMLAVDKKSDKTGGKNAAKSTGSKIDPKTGAVGKRKLNVKNKQDMNILVNVIVPARQTVAINGQGPAKMNATQDIKAIADVTTNGDGSNQNRPGGRPCPDKPCGGSKPNQPWNPNQPTNPSHPGGGSHPSHPGGGSNPDHPSDSNHPGGGSNPNQPWNPTHPSDPNHPGGGSHPNQPWNPNQPSDPNHPSDPNHPGGGSNPNQPWNPNQPSDPNHPSDPNHPGGGSNPNQPWNPKQPSDPNHPSDPNHPGGGSNPNQPWNPNQPSDPNHPGGGSNPNQPWNPNQPTNPAKPGGSNPNQPWNPNQPTNPAKPGGSNPNQPWNPNQPTNPTKPGGSNPNQPWNPNQPTNPTKPGGSNPNQPWNPNQPTNPTKPGGSNPNQPWNPNQPGGSNPNQPWNPNQPGNCKTLINGKIVCTPVGGSGDDDEPRDKNCRTLINGKRICDHGPSNKKKKKCRRKPRKHLSY; encoded by the exons ATGAGAGTCgccctaactcttttagttctGTGTGTGTGTGCCTTTGCTAGTCCATTATTg GATGAAAATGTTGAACAAAAAAGTAAGGTAAAAGGTCTCCTTAGG AACCGAAGAGATGCAGAAAAACCAccaaaaactgacaaaaaaatG CTGGCTGTGGACAAAAAATCTGATAAAACTGGTGGAAAAAATGCTGCTAAATCTACG ggaAGCAAAATTGATCCAAAGACTGGTGCTGTAGGTAAAC GGAAGTTAAACGTTAA GAACAAACAGGACATGAATATCCTTGTTAACGTAATCGTCCC AGCTCGTCAGACGGTAGCTATAAATGG GCAAGGTCCAGCGAAAATGAACGCTACACAAGA CATCAAAGCCATAGCTGACGTAACAACCAACgg AGATGGATCGAATCAGAATCGACCAGG agGAAGGCCATGTCCGGATAAACCGtg tgGAGGATCAAAACCGAATCAACCCTGGAATCCAAATCAGCCAACTAACCCCAGTCATCCAGG tggAGGATCACATCCAAGTCACCCAGg AGGGGGTTCAAATCCGGATCACCCAAGTGATTCCAATCATCCAgg agGAGGATCAAATCCGAATCAACCCTGGAATCCGACTCACCCAAGTGATCCGAATCATCCAGG AGGTGGATCGCATCCGAATCAGCCCTGGAATCCGAATCAACCAAGTGATCCGAATCACCCAAGTGATCCGAATCATCCGGG AGGTGGATCGAATCCGAATCAGCCCTGGAATCCGAATCAACCAAGTGATCCAAATCACCCAAGTGATCCGAATCATCCGGG AGGTGGATCGAATCCGAATCAGCCCTGGAATCCGAAGCAACCAAGTGATCCGAATCACCCAAGTGATCCGAATCATCCGGG GGGTGGATCGAATCCGAATCAGCCCTGGAATCCGAATCAACCAAGTGATCCAAATCATCCAGG AGGTGGATCAAATCCGAATCAACCCTGGAATCCAAATCAGCCAACTAATCCCGCTAAACCAgg agGATCAAATCCGAATCAACCGTGGAATCCGAATCAGCCAACTAATCCCGCTAAACCagg aggATCAAATCCGAATCAACCCTGGAATCCAAATCAGCCAACTAATCCCACTAAACCagg aggATCAAATCCGAATCAACCGTGGAATCCGAATCAGCCAACTAATCCCACTAAACCagg aggATCAAATCCGAATCAACCGTGGAATCCGAATCAGCCAACTAATCCCACTAAACCagg aggaTCAAATCCGAATCAACCCTGGAATCCGAATCAGCCAgg aggaTCAAATCCAAATCAACCGTGGAATCCGAATCAACCAGG aaatTGTAAGACACTCATAAATGGAAAAAT AGTCTGCACACCAGTCGGTGGAAGTGGAGATGATGACGAACCAAGAGATAA gaACTGTCGAACTCTTATAAATGGAAAAAG AATCTGTGACCATGGGCCTTccaataaaa AGAAAAAGAAGTGCAGGAGGAAACCACGAAAACATTTGTCTTATTAA
- the LOC659072 gene encoding sporozoite surface protein 2 isoform X32, translating into MRVALTLLVLCVCAFASPLLDENVEQKSKVKGLLRNRRDAEKPPKTDKKMLAVDKKSDKTGGKNAAKSTGSKIDPKTGAVGKRKLNVKNKQDMNILVNVIVPARQTVAINGQGPAKMNATQDIKAIADVTTNGDGSNQNRPGGRPCPDKPCGGSKPNQPWNPNQPTNPSHPGGGSHPSHPGGGSNPDHPSDSNHPGGGSNPNQPWNPTHPSDPNHPGGGSHPNQPWNPNQPSDPNHPSDPNHPGGGSNPNQPWNPNQPSDPNHPSDPNHPGGGSNPNQPWNPKQPSDPNHPSDPNHPGGGSNPNQPWNPNQPSDPNHPGGGSNPNQPWNPNQPTNPAKPGGSNPNQPWNPNQPTNPAKPGGSNPNQPWNPNQPTNPTKPGGSNPNQPWNPNQPGNCKTLINGKIVCTPVGGSGDDDEPRDKNCRTLINGKRICDHGPSNKKKKKCRRKPRKHLSY; encoded by the exons ATGAGAGTCgccctaactcttttagttctGTGTGTGTGTGCCTTTGCTAGTCCATTATTg GATGAAAATGTTGAACAAAAAAGTAAGGTAAAAGGTCTCCTTAGG AACCGAAGAGATGCAGAAAAACCAccaaaaactgacaaaaaaatG CTGGCTGTGGACAAAAAATCTGATAAAACTGGTGGAAAAAATGCTGCTAAATCTACG ggaAGCAAAATTGATCCAAAGACTGGTGCTGTAGGTAAAC GGAAGTTAAACGTTAA GAACAAACAGGACATGAATATCCTTGTTAACGTAATCGTCCC AGCTCGTCAGACGGTAGCTATAAATGG GCAAGGTCCAGCGAAAATGAACGCTACACAAGA CATCAAAGCCATAGCTGACGTAACAACCAACgg AGATGGATCGAATCAGAATCGACCAGG agGAAGGCCATGTCCGGATAAACCGtg tgGAGGATCAAAACCGAATCAACCCTGGAATCCAAATCAGCCAACTAACCCCAGTCATCCAGG tggAGGATCACATCCAAGTCACCCAGg AGGGGGTTCAAATCCGGATCACCCAAGTGATTCCAATCATCCAgg agGAGGATCAAATCCGAATCAACCCTGGAATCCGACTCACCCAAGTGATCCGAATCATCCAGG AGGTGGATCGCATCCGAATCAGCCCTGGAATCCGAATCAACCAAGTGATCCGAATCACCCAAGTGATCCGAATCATCCGGG AGGTGGATCGAATCCGAATCAGCCCTGGAATCCGAATCAACCAAGTGATCCAAATCACCCAAGTGATCCGAATCATCCGGG AGGTGGATCGAATCCGAATCAGCCCTGGAATCCGAAGCAACCAAGTGATCCGAATCACCCAAGTGATCCGAATCATCCGGG GGGTGGATCGAATCCGAATCAGCCCTGGAATCCGAATCAACCAAGTGATCCAAATCATCCAGG AGGTGGATCAAATCCGAATCAACCCTGGAATCCAAATCAGCCAACTAATCCCGCTAAACCAgg agGATCAAATCCGAATCAACCGTGGAATCCGAATCAGCCAACTAATCCCGCTAAACCagg aggATCAAATCCGAATCAACCGTGGAATCCGAATCAGCCAACTAATCCCACTAAACCagg aggaTCAAATCCAAATCAACCGTGGAATCCGAATCAACCAGG aaatTGTAAGACACTCATAAATGGAAAAAT AGTCTGCACACCAGTCGGTGGAAGTGGAGATGATGACGAACCAAGAGATAA gaACTGTCGAACTCTTATAAATGGAAAAAG AATCTGTGACCATGGGCCTTccaataaaa AGAAAAAGAAGTGCAGGAGGAAACCACGAAAACATTTGTCTTATTAA
- the LOC659072 gene encoding sporozoite surface protein 2 isoform X25 produces MRVALTLLVLCVCAFASPLLDENVEQKSKVKGLLRNRRDAEKPPKTDKKMLAVDKKSDKTGGKNAAKSTGSKIDPKTGAVGKRKLNVKNKQDMNILVNVIVPARQTVAINGQGPAKMNATQDIKAIADVTTNGDGSNQNRPGGRPCPDKPCGGSKPNQPWNPNQPTNPSHPGGGSHPSHPGGGSNPNQPWNPTHPSDPNHPGGGSNPNQPWNPKQPSDPNHPSDPNHPGGGSNPNQPWNPNQPSDPNHPGGGSNPNQPWNPNQPTNPAKPGGSNPNQPWNPNQPTNPAKPGGSNPNQPWNPNQPTNPTKPGGSNPNQPWNPNQPTNPTKPGGSNPNQPWNPNQPTNPTKPGGSNPNQPWNPNQPTNPTKPGGSNPNQPWNPNQPTNPTKPGGSNPNQPWNPNQPGGSNPNQPWNPNQPGNCKTLINGKIVCTPVGGSGDDDEPRDKNCRTLINGKRICDHGPSNKKKKKCRRKPRKHLSY; encoded by the exons ATGAGAGTCgccctaactcttttagttctGTGTGTGTGTGCCTTTGCTAGTCCATTATTg GATGAAAATGTTGAACAAAAAAGTAAGGTAAAAGGTCTCCTTAGG AACCGAAGAGATGCAGAAAAACCAccaaaaactgacaaaaaaatG CTGGCTGTGGACAAAAAATCTGATAAAACTGGTGGAAAAAATGCTGCTAAATCTACG ggaAGCAAAATTGATCCAAAGACTGGTGCTGTAGGTAAAC GGAAGTTAAACGTTAA GAACAAACAGGACATGAATATCCTTGTTAACGTAATCGTCCC AGCTCGTCAGACGGTAGCTATAAATGG GCAAGGTCCAGCGAAAATGAACGCTACACAAGA CATCAAAGCCATAGCTGACGTAACAACCAACgg AGATGGATCGAATCAGAATCGACCAGG agGAAGGCCATGTCCGGATAAACCGtg tgGAGGATCAAAACCGAATCAACCCTGGAATCCAAATCAGCCAACTAACCCCAGTCATCCAGG tggAGGATCACATCCAAGTCACCCAGg agGAGGATCAAATCCGAATCAACCCTGGAATCCGACTCACCCAAGTGATCCGAATCATCCAGG AGGTGGATCGAATCCGAATCAGCCCTGGAATCCGAAGCAACCAAGTGATCCGAATCACCCAAGTGATCCGAATCATCCGGG GGGTGGATCGAATCCGAATCAGCCCTGGAATCCGAATCAACCAAGTGATCCAAATCATCCAGG AGGTGGATCAAATCCGAATCAACCCTGGAATCCAAATCAGCCAACTAATCCCGCTAAACCAgg agGATCAAATCCGAATCAACCGTGGAATCCGAATCAGCCAACTAATCCCGCTAAACCagg aggATCAAATCCGAATCAACCCTGGAATCCAAATCAGCCAACTAATCCCACTAAACCagg agGATCAAATCCGAATCAACCGTGGAATCCGAATCAGCCAACTAATCCCACTAAACCagg aggATCAAATCCGAATCAACCGTGGAATCCGAATCAGCCAACTAATCCCACTAAACCagg aggATCAAATCCGAATCAACCGTGGAATCCGAATCAGCCAACTAATCCCACTAAACCagg aggATCAAATCCGAATCAACCGTGGAATCCGAATCAGCCAACTAATCCCACTAAACCagg aggaTCAAATCCGAATCAACCCTGGAATCCGAATCAGCCAgg aggaTCAAATCCAAATCAACCGTGGAATCCGAATCAACCAGG aaatTGTAAGACACTCATAAATGGAAAAAT AGTCTGCACACCAGTCGGTGGAAGTGGAGATGATGACGAACCAAGAGATAA gaACTGTCGAACTCTTATAAATGGAAAAAG AATCTGTGACCATGGGCCTTccaataaaa AGAAAAAGAAGTGCAGGAGGAAACCACGAAAACATTTGTCTTATTAA
- the LOC659072 gene encoding sporozoite surface protein 2 isoform X13 — translation MRVALTLLVLCVCAFASPLLDENVEQKSKVKGLLRNRRDAEKPPKTDKKMLAVDKKSDKTGGKNAAKSTGSKIDPKTGAVGKRKLNVKNKQDMNILVNVIVPARQTVAINGQGPAKMNATQDIKAIADVTTNGDGSNQNRPGGRPCPDKPCGGSKPNQPWNPNQPTNPSHPGGGSNPNQPWNPTHPSDPNHPGGGSHPNQPWNPNQPSDPNHPSDPNHPGGGSNPNQPWNPNQPSDPNHPSDPNHPGGGSNPNQPWNPKQPSDPNHPSDPNHPGGGSNPNQPWNPNQPSDPNHPGGGSNPNQPWNPNQPTNPAKPGGSNPNQPWNPNQPTNPAKPGGSNPNQPWNPNQPTNPTKPGGSNPNQPWNPNQPTNPTKPGGSNPNQPWNPNQPTNPTKPGGSNPNQPWNPNQPTNPTKPGGSNPNQPWNPNQPTNPTKPGGSNPNQPWNPNQPGGSNPNQPWNPNQPGNCKTLINGKIVCTPVGGSGDDDEPRDKNCRTLINGKRICDHGPSNKKKKKCRRKPRKHLSY, via the exons ATGAGAGTCgccctaactcttttagttctGTGTGTGTGTGCCTTTGCTAGTCCATTATTg GATGAAAATGTTGAACAAAAAAGTAAGGTAAAAGGTCTCCTTAGG AACCGAAGAGATGCAGAAAAACCAccaaaaactgacaaaaaaatG CTGGCTGTGGACAAAAAATCTGATAAAACTGGTGGAAAAAATGCTGCTAAATCTACG ggaAGCAAAATTGATCCAAAGACTGGTGCTGTAGGTAAAC GGAAGTTAAACGTTAA GAACAAACAGGACATGAATATCCTTGTTAACGTAATCGTCCC AGCTCGTCAGACGGTAGCTATAAATGG GCAAGGTCCAGCGAAAATGAACGCTACACAAGA CATCAAAGCCATAGCTGACGTAACAACCAACgg AGATGGATCGAATCAGAATCGACCAGG agGAAGGCCATGTCCGGATAAACCGtg tgGAGGATCAAAACCGAATCAACCCTGGAATCCAAATCAGCCAACTAACCCCAGTCATCCAGG agGAGGATCAAATCCGAATCAACCCTGGAATCCGACTCACCCAAGTGATCCGAATCATCCAGG AGGTGGATCGCATCCGAATCAGCCCTGGAATCCGAATCAACCAAGTGATCCGAATCACCCAAGTGATCCGAATCATCCGGG AGGTGGATCGAATCCGAATCAGCCCTGGAATCCGAATCAACCAAGTGATCCAAATCACCCAAGTGATCCGAATCATCCGGG AGGTGGATCGAATCCGAATCAGCCCTGGAATCCGAAGCAACCAAGTGATCCGAATCACCCAAGTGATCCGAATCATCCGGG GGGTGGATCGAATCCGAATCAGCCCTGGAATCCGAATCAACCAAGTGATCCAAATCATCCAGG AGGTGGATCAAATCCGAATCAACCCTGGAATCCAAATCAGCCAACTAATCCCGCTAAACCAgg agGATCAAATCCGAATCAACCGTGGAATCCGAATCAGCCAACTAATCCCGCTAAACCagg aggATCAAATCCGAATCAACCCTGGAATCCAAATCAGCCAACTAATCCCACTAAACCagg agGATCAAATCCGAATCAACCGTGGAATCCGAATCAGCCAACTAATCCCACTAAACCagg aggATCAAATCCGAATCAACCGTGGAATCCGAATCAGCCAACTAATCCCACTAAACCagg aggATCAAATCCGAATCAACCGTGGAATCCGAATCAGCCAACTAATCCCACTAAACCagg aggATCAAATCCGAATCAACCGTGGAATCCGAATCAGCCAACTAATCCCACTAAACCagg aggaTCAAATCCGAATCAACCCTGGAATCCGAATCAGCCAgg aggaTCAAATCCAAATCAACCGTGGAATCCGAATCAACCAGG aaatTGTAAGACACTCATAAATGGAAAAAT AGTCTGCACACCAGTCGGTGGAAGTGGAGATGATGACGAACCAAGAGATAA gaACTGTCGAACTCTTATAAATGGAAAAAG AATCTGTGACCATGGGCCTTccaataaaa AGAAAAAGAAGTGCAGGAGGAAACCACGAAAACATTTGTCTTATTAA
- the LOC659072 gene encoding sporozoite surface protein 2 isoform X3, with product MRVALTLLVLCVCAFASPLLDENVEQKSKVKGLLRNRRDAEKPPKTDKKMLAVDKKSDKTGGKNAAKSTGSKIDPKTGAVGKLNVKNKQDMNILVNVIVPARQTVAINGQGPAKMNATQDIKAIADVTTNGDGSNQNRPGGRPCPDKPCGGSKPNQPWNPNQPTNPSHPGGGSHPSHPGGGSNPDHPSDSNHPGGGSNPNQPWNPTHPSDPNHPGGGSHPNQPWNPNQPSDPNHPSDPNHPGGGSNPNQPWNPNQPSDPNHPSDPNHPGGGSNPNQPWNPKQPSDPNHPSDPNHPGGGSNPNQPWNPNQPSDPNHPGGGSNPNQPWNPNQPTNPAKPGGSNPNQPWNPNQPTNPAKPGGSNPNQPWNPNQPTNPTKPGGSNPNQPWNPNQPTNPTKPGGSNPNQPWNPNQPTNPTKPGGSNPNQPWNPNQPTNPTKPGGSNPNQPWNPNQPTNPTKPGGSNPNQPWNPNQPGGSNPNQPWNPNQPGNCKTLINGKIVCTPVGGSGDDDEPRDKNCRTLINGKRICDHGPSNKKKKKCRRKPRKHLSY from the exons ATGAGAGTCgccctaactcttttagttctGTGTGTGTGTGCCTTTGCTAGTCCATTATTg GATGAAAATGTTGAACAAAAAAGTAAGGTAAAAGGTCTCCTTAGG AACCGAAGAGATGCAGAAAAACCAccaaaaactgacaaaaaaatG CTGGCTGTGGACAAAAAATCTGATAAAACTGGTGGAAAAAATGCTGCTAAATCTACG ggaAGCAAAATTGATCCAAAGACTGGTGCTGTAG GGAAGTTAAACGTTAA GAACAAACAGGACATGAATATCCTTGTTAACGTAATCGTCCC AGCTCGTCAGACGGTAGCTATAAATGG GCAAGGTCCAGCGAAAATGAACGCTACACAAGA CATCAAAGCCATAGCTGACGTAACAACCAACgg AGATGGATCGAATCAGAATCGACCAGG agGAAGGCCATGTCCGGATAAACCGtg tgGAGGATCAAAACCGAATCAACCCTGGAATCCAAATCAGCCAACTAACCCCAGTCATCCAGG tggAGGATCACATCCAAGTCACCCAGg AGGGGGTTCAAATCCGGATCACCCAAGTGATTCCAATCATCCAgg agGAGGATCAAATCCGAATCAACCCTGGAATCCGACTCACCCAAGTGATCCGAATCATCCAGG AGGTGGATCGCATCCGAATCAGCCCTGGAATCCGAATCAACCAAGTGATCCGAATCACCCAAGTGATCCGAATCATCCGGG AGGTGGATCGAATCCGAATCAGCCCTGGAATCCGAATCAACCAAGTGATCCAAATCACCCAAGTGATCCGAATCATCCGGG AGGTGGATCGAATCCGAATCAGCCCTGGAATCCGAAGCAACCAAGTGATCCGAATCACCCAAGTGATCCGAATCATCCGGG GGGTGGATCGAATCCGAATCAGCCCTGGAATCCGAATCAACCAAGTGATCCAAATCATCCAGG AGGTGGATCAAATCCGAATCAACCCTGGAATCCAAATCAGCCAACTAATCCCGCTAAACCAgg agGATCAAATCCGAATCAACCGTGGAATCCGAATCAGCCAACTAATCCCGCTAAACCagg aggATCAAATCCGAATCAACCCTGGAATCCAAATCAGCCAACTAATCCCACTAAACCagg agGATCAAATCCGAATCAACCGTGGAATCCGAATCAGCCAACTAATCCCACTAAACCagg aggATCAAATCCGAATCAACCGTGGAATCCGAATCAGCCAACTAATCCCACTAAACCagg aggATCAAATCCGAATCAACCGTGGAATCCGAATCAGCCAACTAATCCCACTAAACCagg aggATCAAATCCGAATCAACCGTGGAATCCGAATCAGCCAACTAATCCCACTAAACCagg aggaTCAAATCCGAATCAACCCTGGAATCCGAATCAGCCAgg aggaTCAAATCCAAATCAACCGTGGAATCCGAATCAACCAGG aaatTGTAAGACACTCATAAATGGAAAAAT AGTCTGCACACCAGTCGGTGGAAGTGGAGATGATGACGAACCAAGAGATAA gaACTGTCGAACTCTTATAAATGGAAAAAG AATCTGTGACCATGGGCCTTccaataaaa AGAAAAAGAAGTGCAGGAGGAAACCACGAAAACATTTGTCTTATTAA